The Streptomyces sp. JB150 genomic interval TCGGCAACGGCTGGTACTTCCGCGAACTCGGCGAGGTGCTGCTGTGGCGCCAGCACAACGGCCTGGTCGCCGGCGACAAACTCTGGGACGCCGCCCGCCGCGCCCACCCCGGCTACACCGTCGCCAACATCTGCTGGTGGTACGCCATGGGCGCCGACACCGACGTCACCGTCACCCCCCGTCCGGTCTACTACGCCGACGGCCGCAAGGAACCCGACTGCTACACCCGCCCCGCCGGCCTGCACGACGAACTCACCCGCAACTTCGGCACCTTCCCCCTCTTCCAGTTCTGGGGCCCCGGCGCCGGACTCGTCTCCAGTCGCTGGATCATCGACGCCACCCGGTACATCCAGCGCACCCGCCGCCCCGACCTGACCCTGTGCTACCTCCCTCACCTCGACTACGACCTCCAGCGCTTCGGCCCCGACGACCCCCGCTCCCTGCGGGCCGCCGCCGACCTGGACACCGCGCTCGCCCCGCTGCTGGACGACGCCCGCGCCGAGGGCCGCACCGTCGTCGCCCTCTCCGAGTACGGCATCACCCGCGTGTCCCGGCCCGTCGACATCAACCGGGCACTGCGCCGCGCCGGACTGCTGGAGGTGCACACCCAGGACGGCATGGAATACCTCGACCCGATGGCGTCCCGCGCCTTCGCCGTCGCCGACCACCAGATCGCCCACGTCTACGTCCGCCGCCCCGAGGACCTGGCGGCGACCCGCGCCGCGCTCGACGGCCTGCCCGGCATCGACCTGCTCCTCGACGACGAGGGCAAGAAGACCCACCACCTCGACCATCCGCGCTCCGGCGAACTCGTCGCCGTGGCCGAGCCGGACGCCTGGTTCACGTACTACTACTGGCTCGACGACGCCCGCGCGCCCGACTTCGCGCGGCTCGTCGAGATCCACCGCAAACCCGGCTACGACCCGGTCGAGCTGTTCATGGATCCCCTCGACCCCTACGTCAAGGTGAAGGCGGCGACGGCCCTCGCCCGCAAGAAGCTGGGCCTGCGCTACCGCATGGCGGTCGTGCCTCTGGACCCCTCACCTGTCCGGGGCAGCCACGGCCGCCTCCCGTCGAGCGACGACGACGGTCCGCTCCTCATCTGCTCCACCCCCCGCGCTGTCGGCGACCGCGTCGCGGCCACCGACGTGAAAGCACTCCTGCTCCGGCTGGCCGGTCTGTCCTGACCTGTCACCAGTGAAGCACCCACCACTGACAACGGCCCCGACCCCAAGGAGTTCCAGGCATGAGCCGCTTCTCCCAGCCCGACCCCGAACTCACCCACCGCCTCACCAGACGAGGCATGCTCGGTGTCGCCGCCGGCACCACCGCCGCCGCCCTGCTCGGCGCGGCGTCCGCCCCCGCGTCCGCCGCCGGAAACACCACGGCCGGCACCGACGCCGCGCCCGGCCGGGGCCGCCCCGTCCTGCCGCCCGGCCGGCTCGGCATCCAGCTGTACAGCCTGCGCGACAAGGTCTCCACGCTCGGCTTCGGCCCCGTCTTCGCCGAACTGGAGAAGTACGGCTACGACGAGGTCGAGTTCGCCGGATACACCCAGGGCTCCGCGGGCGCCATCACCCTCGCCCAGCTCAGGCGCCTGGCCCGGAACCACGGCCTCAACCCCATCGGCAGCCACGTCGGCTACCACTCCAGCGACCCCAGCGCCTACACCTTCGCCACCAACCTCACCAAGGTCCTCGACGACGCCCAGGCACTGGGCCTGAAGCACATCGGCACGGCGTCCAACCCGTTCCGCTACGGCTCGACCGTCGACGCCTGGAAGCGCGCCGCCGAGGACTTCAACACCTACGGCGCGGCGGCGAGGGCGCGCGGCATGAAGTTCTACCAGCACAACCACTCCGAGGAGTTCTCCTTCGCCACCGACAAGCCGCACATCCGTCTCTACGACGTGCTGCTCGCCGAGACCGACCCCGACCTGGTCTACCTGGAGATGGACATCTACTGGGCGTACGTCGGCCAGTTCCGCTACTCCAAGCGGCCCGACGGCACACCCGCCCCGTTCGACCCCCTCGACTACGTCCTGAGGCAGCCCCACCGCTACCCGCTGTTCCACGTGAAGGACGGCGTCAGCGACCCGACCACCGAGCACGGCTACCGCATGGTCGACGTCGGTGACGGGGACATCGACTACCGGCGGTTCCTGTCGGCTGTCACCCGGCTGCGCGGCGAGCGCTTCGCCCACCACTGGCAGGCCGAGCACGACAACCCGGCCGAGTCCTTCGCCTTCGCCCGCAAGTCCAGCGAGCACCTGCACTCGCTGCGGGAGAAGTGCTGACCGCACCCCCGCCCGGCACCATCGAGTGACAGCGCCGACGCACGCGGTGACGGGCCCCTGCCAGGTGTCCGTCCGCCGCCCCCTGTCTCCCCGGCCTGCGAATACGCAGGTGAAAGGCACTCCGAAACCTTGGTATTGTTGTCCCTGTCGCCGCGGGGAACACCCCCGGCAAGGCGGCAGACACCTGGTCCGGGTGGCGGAATGGCAGACGCGCTAGCTTGAGGTGCTAGTGCCCTTTATCGGGCGTGGGGGTTCAAGTCCCCCCTCGGACACAGATCACGAGTGGTGGTCGGGAGCGATCCCGGCCACCATTTCTGTGTCCCGCGACCTGTTCACCGCTCGGCGATCGTCCCGCCCGGTGCCACGGCGCCAGGGTGCCACCGTCTCCTTCACCCGAGTGGCTGACCCGGTGATCAACGCTCTCAGGCCGAAACACCAGGTCACACCGCTTTCGAACAGAATGACGAGGCGCGCTCCGTGGGTGGTGCACCGCCAGGTGGGTAGAGGCCCGGCCTGACGCCGAGGAAGGAGCGGAGCATGTCCACAGACCGTGAGGCTGCCCATGCCATGGCGGTGGTCGAGCCAGTGGTCGAATCCGTTGTCGAGTTGTGGCACCGCGCTCGCCGGGATGTCGCACCCACCGTCTCCGAGCAGCAGTTGCGTGCGCTGGCGGCGCTCTCGGAGAACGCCTGCGCTCTCTCTTCCGACACACTCGCGGACTGTCTGGGCATCAGCCGGTCGTCGGTGACCCGGCTGTGCCACCGGCTGGAGGCGCGCGGCCTGGTGCGCCGTACCCCCGCGGGGCGCCACGTCGAGGTGGCCCTCACCGGGGCGGGGCGGACCCTTCTGGAAGCGACGCGCCAGCGCCGCCGTCAGCTGCTGGAGCAGGCTCTGTGGGTCAGCCCGTCCCCCGAGCAGCGCATTCTGCGGGACGCGCTCGGCCTCGTGTGCGGGTTCGTGGGGGCCAAGGCATGGGTGCCTCGGCCACGCAAGCCCGCTTGACCGGCACCACCGCCGGGGCCCCGCCGCACCCGAACGCGTCCCGGCCGCCGCACCGACCGCGGTCCGCCGTACCGGCAGCGGCTCGCCGCACCACCGAAGGGGCCCCGCACCGAAGGGGCCCGCCGCACCGGCAGACGCGGCGGGTGCGGCGGGCCGCTGAGCGTTCAGGCCGAGGCGGGGGGCTGCCGGCGGGCCTCGTCGGCCACCTGCCGGCCGGACTGCCTGGCCTACTCGGAGACGTGTCCGGTCTGTTCCCGCGCTTCCTCCTTGGTGGTGCGGGCGGCCTCCGTCGCGGTGTCCTTCACTTCCTGAGCGGCCTGCCTGGCGGTCTCGGCGGCGTCGTCCCTCAGGTGCTGCGCGGACTCCATCACCGCCTGCTTGGCCGGCTCCAAGGCCGGACCGGCCTGCTCGGTGAGCTGGGCGGCCGCCTGTTCCTCCGCTCGCGTGGTCGGCAGGAGCGAGGCGGCCAGCAGACCGGCGCCGAAGGCGATCAGTCCGGCCGCGAGCGGATTGCCCTGGGTCTGCCGGACGGCCTGCTCCGGGGCGCTGCCGACGGCCTCACCGACCTGCCCGGCGGTCCGGCGCACGGTGTCCGCCGCCTGGCCGGCGCTCTCCTGCACCGACGAGGCGGCCTGCTGCGTACGCCCCTGGACCGCGCCCGCGGTCCCGGAGGCGGAGCCCATGACCCGCTCGCGCATACCGGAGACCGCGCCGCGGACCCGATGGGTGCGGCGGCGCATCACGCGCGCGGGGCTGGTGTGGTCGGCCAACCGGTCGACGTTCTGCGACAGTCGGCCACGGGTCGCTTCGATCTCGGCCCTCACTTGGTCGGGTGACGTGCCCATCGGACGTCCTCCTTCAGGGTCTCCACGGTCTGCTGCGGTTTCGGCGACACCTCTCGCATCCGGGAGCGGCCCATGACGAACAGCACCGCTCCGATTCCCGCCCACAGGGCGGTGACGATGAGGGCCGCCCAGGCGGCGTCCATCACGTTGGCCAGGCCGAACACGGCCGCGAGCGAGGCGAACAGGGCGACCATGTACCCGGCGAAGCCCGCCCCGCCGAACATGCCGCCCACCTTGCCCGCCTTGGTGGCCTCCTGGCGTATCTCCACCTTGGCCAGCTCGATCTCCTGCCGCAGGAGTGTCTGTACGTCCGAGGTGACCTCGGACAACAGCTCTCCCACCGAGCGGTCCTGGCCGCGTGGCTCGGGTGTGAGCGACGGCATGTCACACCCCCGGGTAGACCGGCGGCACCGGTGGCGCGGCGCCCTCCGGCAGTTGCGGTGGTGGTGGCGGTGGCGTGGCGTCGCCCGGGCCCGCCGCAGACGGCTGCTGCTGTGCGGACCGGGCCTTGCCGCCGGCCTTGCCCATCCTGCCGACGGCCAGGCCCGCCAGCGCCGCACCCGCCAGGAACGCGCCCGGCCGCCGGCGAGCGAAGCCCTTCAGGTTCTCGGTCATGCCGGCCACCCCGTGCTGGTCCAGGTATTCGGCGGCGCGGTGGCCTCCGTCCGCCACCTGCGTCACGAGACTGCGGGCCGGGGACTCGCCGGGCGCGTTGTCCGCCAGAGCGGCCAGATCGTCCGCCCACTGCCGTACCGTGCCCGCCGCGCGCCGCGTCTGTTCCTCCATCTCCTGGGTCACGCGTTCCCGGAGGTCGGACACCGCGCTCTCGGTCTGCCGGCGGGCCTCTCCGGTCACCGTCCTGGCCTGCTCCAGCGCCGTGCTCCCGACCTGGCCGGCGGCCTGGCCCGCCTGGCCGGTCACGGCCGAGGTCTGTTCCTTCGCCGCCTGTCCGGGCTGGACGCGCTCGGGACCGCCGTCCGTCGGTTCAGCAGTCATCGCTTCCTCCCTGCTGCGCGCGTACACCGTTCCGGGCCTTCGCCGCCCTGTACGCGCCGGTATGGATGTGGCAGTTGGTGCGCTTTGCCGCGTATCCGGACGTACGCCACTGAAACGGGTAAATGGCCGCGACCGTGGATCGCTGTCGGAGGGACAATGAGGATGTTCCGGTGTGACGAAGGCGGTGGGGGCCATGGAACGGCGGCCCTTGGTCGTGGGCGTCGACGGCTCGGAGCCCGGTCTGCTGGCGGTCGACTGGGCCGCCGACGAGGCGGTCCGGCACGGTCTGGCGCTGCGGATCGTCCACGCGTCGCTGTGGGAGCGGTACGAGGCGGAGGCGTTCCAGGACGCTCTGGGAGGTGACCCGGAGCCGGTCACCGAGCACGATCTGGCCGAGGGCATCCTGGCGCAGGCCGCGGAGCGGGCCAGGCGGCGCGCCCCCATGCTGGAGATCAGCACCGACCTGGTGCCGCAGGACGCCGCGTCGGCGCTGCTGCGGGAGGCCGCCGGCGCCACCGCCGTCGTGACCGGGTCGAGGGGCCGGGGGCCGATCCGGGAACTGCTGCTCGGCTCGGTCGGCCTGTCCCTGGCGGCCCGCGCCACCTGCCCGGTCGTCGTGGTGCGCGGCAGCCTGCGCAACCGGGACGTCGCGAACGGCCGGGTCGTCCTGGGCGTCGGCGGTCCGGCCACCGGTCCGGCGGCGGCGCGGTTGGCGGTGCGCGAGGCCGCGGTGCGCCACAGCGTGCTGGAGGCCGTACGGGTCTGGCACCGGCCGGCCCACCGGGCGGCCGGGCACCCGCTGCTGCGCGGGGAGCCGGCTCATCACCTGGAGGAAGAGGCCTCGGCGCTGGTCGACGAGACCCTGCGTGCCGTGGGGGACCTGCCGGACGGGCTCTCCCGCCCCGACGTGCGGCGCCTGGTGACCGACGGGTCAACCCGCCAGGTGCTGCTCGCCCGGTCCGCCGCGGCCGACCTCCTGGTCGTCGGGGCCCACCGCCGTCACGGGCATCTCGGGCCGCAGCTCGGGGTGGTGGGGCACACGCTGCTGCATCACGCCGACTGCCCGGTGGCGGTGGTCCCGCACCAAGGCCAGGAGTGACGCCGCCCTCGCGCCGTCCCCGTCGCCCTCGCTCCGTCCCACCGCGTCCGCGTTCCGTCCCACCGCGTCCGCGCGGGTCACAGGCTCTGCGCGGGCCAGTCCAGCAGGCGGGCGCCGATGACGGCGGTGTGGAGGGTGTAGCGGCGGGCGGGGTCGGTGGGGTTCACGCCGGTGAGCTGGTGGATGCGTTCCAGCCGGTACGTCAGGGCGCGCACGCTCAGGGAGAGCCGCCGGGCCGCCTCGGCGGCGACGCAGCCGCAGTCGAAGTAGGCGACGAGGGTGTCGAGGAGCGGCTGGGCGCCGTTGCGGGCGGTGGTGAGCGGGCCGAGGGTGCCCTGGACCAGGTCGGCCATGGCCTGGCGGTCACGGGTGAGGACGGGATAGACGAGCATGTCGGCCGCGCGCAGCACGGGCTCGTCGAGGTGGAGGTGGTCCGCGAGTTCCAGGGTGTTGAGCGCCTCCTCGTAGGAGTGGACGACGCCGCCCGGATCGGGCTGCGGTCGGCCGATCGCGACCCGGCCGCCGCCGGTCGCGGCGTGCGCGTGCCGGGCGAAGTGGGTCAGGATCTCCGGCTGGTCGCCGGGGGCGACGCACAGGAGCCGGCCGCCCTTCGTGGTCAGCAGGAAGTCGCGGTCGCCGAAGCGGAGGATGAGCGCCTGCTCCACCTGCCGGGGGACCGGGGCGCCCTCCTCGTACCCGCCGGAGCCCTCGGCGACGGCCACGGCGTGGGCGCGGGAGAGCCGCAGGCCGAAGCGTTCCGCGCGCTCGGCGAGCCGGCCCAGGTCGGAGCGGCCGTAGAGGAGGTCGTCGATGAACTCGCGGCGGGCGGCCTCCTCCTGCCGCACGGCGAGCCGCTGGGCCCGCTCGTAGCCCGCGGCGACCGCGTCGATCGCCTGTTCGACGGCGGCGAGCACGCTGTCGGCGGAGCCGGGGGTGTGGGGCCAGGCGGTGCGGGTGGCGGCGAGATAGGCGCCGACCAGCGCGCGCAGGCCCGGTCCGGCGTCGGCGGCCCGCTCGCCCAGGACCCGGCGGGACTCCAGCTCGTCGCGGGTCAGGCGGCGGCCCGTGGCGGACACCTCGGCCAGGATGCGGGCGTAGCCGTCGAGGTACGGCTCCGGTGGTGCGGGTTCCGCCACTCGTGCCCCCTTCCAGACGTCCGGCGGTATCCGGCGGATCTTGACGACTTCCTGACAGTGCCAGGCACGCAGACCCTAGAGAACTCTGCCGGGACTCGGCAATGCGTCGGCCCGCGCCGCCGGTGCACCATGGGCGCGGGGAGCACAACGGATCGCTCCGGTGCCGGTGACCGGCAGTATGCCGGGAACCGGCACCGGGCGTGAGGCGCACCCCGTCAGGCATGCCCTGCCAGGCGCCCCGTCGAGCGTGCCGCGTCGGCCGTGCCGCGGCAGTTGCGAGGAGACCTCCGGACGGAAGGAGTCATGATGACCGCGTTCCTGATCCCGCTCGCCGCCGCGACGGCGGTCGTCGTCCTCCTCACGGCCGTCCTCATGCGCCGCGACCAGCGCCGGGCCGCCACCGTGTGGTGGACGGAGGAGGAGGCACCGGCGGGCACGGTGTGCGGCCCCGCCCCGGCCGGTGACCGACGTCCGCCCAGGCCGGCCCGGGGCTGAGCCGGTACGTGTGAACCGGCCGCGAGGCGGGTCCGCGAAGATCCGCAGCGACCCGCCGGGCACCAGCCCCGGGACCCCGCCGAGCGGCTCCGGCTCCGTGCGGACCTCACCCAGGGATACGTCCCGCTCCCGTCGCGCGCGGGCCGGTCCTCAGTCGACGGGCGGGCGGCGGCCGGCCCAGGGGAGGGCCAGTTCGAGGACGCGGGCCGCCTGGAGGAGCAGGTCCTCGCGCCAAGGGGCGGCGACGAGCTGCACGCCGACGGGCAGGCCGGTCGCGTCGTCGTGGTGCACGGGCACGGACACCGCCGGCTGGCCCGTCACGTTGAACAGCGACGTGAACACCCCCAGGGCGTAGCTGTTGCGCAGGGCCGCCAGGGGATCCTCGTCGGTGCCCGCCCGCAGGGCGCCGACGCGCGGCGGGAGGCAGGCCGTCGTCGGAGTGACCAGCAGGTCGAAGCCGGCGACGAAGCCCTCCACGACGCGCCGCGACAGCCGCTGGGTCCCGCGCACCGCTTCCGCGTAGGCCCAGGAGTCGACCGCGCGTGCCGCGTCCCGCAGGACCCGGTTGTGCGGCTCGACCCGGTCCGGGTCCGCGAGCGGGACACCGGCGCCGCCGAGGTTCCAGAGGGTGGTGAAGGATCCGACCAGCTCGTCGGCCGGGGGCAGCGGCAGCGGCGTGTCCACGAGGTGCCCGCCGGCCGATTCGAGCGCCCGCAGGGTGGCGTCGACGGCCGCCCGGCACGCCGGGTCCACGGCGATCCCGTCGATCGGGGAGTCGGTGAGCACCCCGATCCGCAGCCCGGCCGGCAGTTCCGCGCGCAGCGCGGCCGTGAACGGCCGGCGCGGGCTCGGAGGCGACCACCAGGCGCCTGGGTCATGACGCGCGAGCACGTCGAGGACGGCCGCGGTGTCCGCCACCGAGCGCGTGACCACCCCGCTGGTGGCCAGCCCCTCCACGCCGATGACCTCGTTGGTCACCAGGCCGCGGGTGGGCTTGAGCCCGACGAGGCCGGTGCACGAGGCGGGGATGCGGATCGACCCGCCGCCGTCCTCGGCGTGCGCGAGCGGCGCCATCCCGGCGGCGACCGCGACGCCCGCGCCGCTCGACGACCCGCCGGGGGTGCGGTCCGGGTCCCACGGGTTGCGCGAGATCCCGAGGGCCGGGCTCTCGGTGAAGGGCAGGGTGCCGAACTCGGAGGTGGTGGTCTTGCCGAGCAGGACGAACCCCGCGTCCAGGAAGCGCCGTACCACCGGCTCCGACGCCGTGGCCGGCCGCCGGTCCGCGCCGGCCGACCCGTGCGTGGTGGGCCAGCCGGCCACGTCGACGAGGTCCTTGACGGGCAGCGGGACGCCGAGGAAAGGCGGCAGATCCTGGGCCGCCGACGACGACGGCGACCCGGCCCGGACCACCGCGTCGGCCGCCTCCGCCGCGGCCTTGCGGACGTCATCGTCGGCCCGGTGACAGAAGGCGTTCAGGCGGGGGTCGAGCGCGTCCATCCGCTCGAGGAACATCTCCGCCACCTCCACCGGGCTCACCTCCTTCCCGCGGATCGCGGCGGCGAGTTCGACAGCCGGCGTGAACGGGTCGATCGGTGAGCGCATCACGAACGGTCCTTTCCGGTACGGGTGTTCAGGGCCGCGCTCAGCGGCGCGCCGCCAGTCTCCGGGCGCCCGCCCCGGACCGTCTTGGACGAATGTCCCGTAGCCTGGCGCCATGCCATCCGCCGAGCGGGCCCCGGACGCCGCCGCGGTGTGGGACATCGCCACCCCGTCGCGGCCCGGTCGGCTGCCCGGGGTCGCCATGGCCGGCTTCCGCGCCCGTACGGCGGGCCCGGTCGATCTGAGCGTCGTCCCGTACCCGGCGGTCACGGTCGCCGTCGACCTGGGGGACGGCTCGCTCGCCGTGGCCGACACCAGCGGCCGGCGGCAGGCGGGAAGCGTGGTCGTCGGGCTCGGGCCGAGCGGGGTCAGGGGGCGCGGCCGTGCCGTCGAGTGCCTTCAGGTGCGGCTGTCGCCGCTG includes:
- a CDS encoding nucleotide pyrophosphatase/phosphodiesterase family protein, which translates into the protein MTAHAPARPTPLLVLDVVGLTPRLLDHMPHLRALARSGSHAPLGTVLPAVTCAAQSTFLTGTTPAEHGIVGNGWYFRELGEVLLWRQHNGLVAGDKLWDAARRAHPGYTVANICWWYAMGADTDVTVTPRPVYYADGRKEPDCYTRPAGLHDELTRNFGTFPLFQFWGPGAGLVSSRWIIDATRYIQRTRRPDLTLCYLPHLDYDLQRFGPDDPRSLRAAADLDTALAPLLDDARAEGRTVVALSEYGITRVSRPVDINRALRRAGLLEVHTQDGMEYLDPMASRAFAVADHQIAHVYVRRPEDLAATRAALDGLPGIDLLLDDEGKKTHHLDHPRSGELVAVAEPDAWFTYYYWLDDARAPDFARLVEIHRKPGYDPVELFMDPLDPYVKVKAATALARKKLGLRYRMAVVPLDPSPVRGSHGRLPSSDDDGPLLICSTPRAVGDRVAATDVKALLLRLAGLS
- a CDS encoding sugar phosphate isomerase/epimerase, yielding MSRFSQPDPELTHRLTRRGMLGVAAGTTAAALLGAASAPASAAGNTTAGTDAAPGRGRPVLPPGRLGIQLYSLRDKVSTLGFGPVFAELEKYGYDEVEFAGYTQGSAGAITLAQLRRLARNHGLNPIGSHVGYHSSDPSAYTFATNLTKVLDDAQALGLKHIGTASNPFRYGSTVDAWKRAAEDFNTYGAAARARGMKFYQHNHSEEFSFATDKPHIRLYDVLLAETDPDLVYLEMDIYWAYVGQFRYSKRPDGTPAPFDPLDYVLRQPHRYPLFHVKDGVSDPTTEHGYRMVDVGDGDIDYRRFLSAVTRLRGERFAHHWQAEHDNPAESFAFARKSSEHLHSLREKC
- a CDS encoding MarR family transcriptional regulator, whose protein sequence is MSTDREAAHAMAVVEPVVESVVELWHRARRDVAPTVSEQQLRALAALSENACALSSDTLADCLGISRSSVTRLCHRLEARGLVRRTPAGRHVEVALTGAGRTLLEATRQRRRQLLEQALWVSPSPEQRILRDALGLVCGFVGAKAWVPRPRKPA
- a CDS encoding DUF3618 domain-containing protein — its product is MGTSPDQVRAEIEATRGRLSQNVDRLADHTSPARVMRRRTHRVRGAVSGMRERVMGSASGTAGAVQGRTQQAASSVQESAGQAADTVRRTAGQVGEAVGSAPEQAVRQTQGNPLAAGLIAFGAGLLAASLLPTTRAEEQAAAQLTEQAGPALEPAKQAVMESAQHLRDDAAETARQAAQEVKDTATEAARTTKEEAREQTGHVSE
- a CDS encoding phage holin family protein, translated to MGELLSEVTSDVQTLLRQEIELAKVEIRQEATKAGKVGGMFGGAGFAGYMVALFASLAAVFGLANVMDAAWAALIVTALWAGIGAVLFVMGRSRMREVSPKPQQTVETLKEDVRWARHPTK
- a CDS encoding universal stress protein; protein product: MTKAVGAMERRPLVVGVDGSEPGLLAVDWAADEAVRHGLALRIVHASLWERYEAEAFQDALGGDPEPVTEHDLAEGILAQAAERARRRAPMLEISTDLVPQDAASALLREAAGATAVVTGSRGRGPIRELLLGSVGLSLAARATCPVVVVRGSLRNRDVANGRVVLGVGGPATGPAAARLAVREAAVRHSVLEAVRVWHRPAHRAAGHPLLRGEPAHHLEEEASALVDETLRAVGDLPDGLSRPDVRRLVTDGSTRQVLLARSAAADLLVVGAHRRHGHLGPQLGVVGHTLLHHADCPVAVVPHQGQE
- a CDS encoding helix-turn-helix domain-containing protein, translating into MAEPAPPEPYLDGYARILAEVSATGRRLTRDELESRRVLGERAADAGPGLRALVGAYLAATRTAWPHTPGSADSVLAAVEQAIDAVAAGYERAQRLAVRQEEAARREFIDDLLYGRSDLGRLAERAERFGLRLSRAHAVAVAEGSGGYEEGAPVPRQVEQALILRFGDRDFLLTTKGGRLLCVAPGDQPEILTHFARHAHAATGGGRVAIGRPQPDPGGVVHSYEEALNTLELADHLHLDEPVLRAADMLVYPVLTRDRQAMADLVQGTLGPLTTARNGAQPLLDTLVAYFDCGCVAAEAARRLSLSVRALTYRLERIHQLTGVNPTDPARRYTLHTAVIGARLLDWPAQSL
- a CDS encoding amidase; the encoded protein is MRSPIDPFTPAVELAAAIRGKEVSPVEVAEMFLERMDALDPRLNAFCHRADDDVRKAAAEAADAVVRAGSPSSSAAQDLPPFLGVPLPVKDLVDVAGWPTTHGSAGADRRPATASEPVVRRFLDAGFVLLGKTTTSEFGTLPFTESPALGISRNPWDPDRTPGGSSSGAGVAVAAGMAPLAHAEDGGGSIRIPASCTGLVGLKPTRGLVTNEVIGVEGLATSGVVTRSVADTAAVLDVLARHDPGAWWSPPSPRRPFTAALRAELPAGLRIGVLTDSPIDGIAVDPACRAAVDATLRALESAGGHLVDTPLPLPPADELVGSFTTLWNLGGAGVPLADPDRVEPHNRVLRDAARAVDSWAYAEAVRGTQRLSRRVVEGFVAGFDLLVTPTTACLPPRVGALRAGTDEDPLAALRNSYALGVFTSLFNVTGQPAVSVPVHHDDATGLPVGVQLVAAPWREDLLLQAARVLELALPWAGRRPPVD